The sequence below is a genomic window from Cicer arietinum cultivar CDC Frontier isolate Library 1 chromosome 6, Cicar.CDCFrontier_v2.0, whole genome shotgun sequence.
AACATGACGTCCAACCTATAATAATATCGACATTTTGCCTGTTGAACTAGCTAGACTTTAAGGATgaagtgtaaaaaaattatatttagtgagttttaattgttatatattattttattagtaatattgttAGGGTATAGATTATTTGTGTTGTACTTACACACACTCTAATTATGTTGGGGGTCATAATCACGATAGGATTGCTATCAAGTGGTTTAGAATGAGGCTATAGATGAATTGTCGTGTTTATATTCATCAAATTTACTTCTCGTCCATCTAGTGATCATGATTAAAGTTACAAGCGAGTTACACAAGATAGCGACCTTAGATACCACTCGTGGCAACAACTTGTTAGTAATGATAAGTTGCTTTGATGTTACTTGATTCGATCGGGTTGATCCAGAATTGCAACTTGTTAGCGACCTTAGATAAGTTGTTTTGATATTACTTGATTCGATCGGGTTGATTCGACTCGATCGAGTTGATTCGATTGAGATTGGACTAAGATATCCCAAGTGCAACTCAATAAACTTATAAATGGCGTAATCGTTAGGTAGTAGTGCTTTTGATTTAATTACCCACAAATgcatataatttcattttaaaaattaatgcacattcatataattttttatattcatcaTTTGTGAttgtttaactaaaataaatcattgAAGCCACTTAAAATTTtccatataatatatatatatatatactgtgTGTCTGGACACcacttaatatttttaatacaaaagtTAGGTGAAAGATTTGAGGTATCAACATAATTGTGATGTCACTCTCATTATGTGATATATTTACCCTCAACCTcttcattaaaaaaaaccacataaaataattatgataagaATTCAATTATATCAATGACTATATTACGCttcataataattaaaatattccaAATGTCAGAGCATTTCCACAATtaccaaaaattccaaaatctTTTGTCAGATAAATTAAATTTCGTTCATGATCTCGACACTATActttattaaaacaaataaacatgaagttaattaaagaaagaaagagaaaaaagttCAGGTGCATTTTTAATAACAAATGAAATAGCAAAAACCAATCTAATTTAATACATTTAAGACAATTAAATGCATATAAAGAGATTTCTTGTTACAAAATcaatactataaataaatacgaCATATTTCACTCAATTTTCAAAACTCAATTTATAATgcttttataaattattcatgaatacttttaactcaattttcaaaacttCACAACTGTATAATGCTTTGAGATTCATTTAGTGTAGATTATTTGACTAAAAAGGTCAATTGAGGCAAACAGAAATAGTTTTTCAAAGGtaatgaatgatatttataaatatgagaTCATAGCAATTAAAATAGtttgttaaaaatccaattTAAATCAATAAGTATTagtacaagaaaaaaaattattttcaattaaataatttctaataaatatttagaatcTTATAGATGAGATCGAagatatcaaataaaatatttagaagTTAAAGTTAATCTTACATATGACTTCCTCTAAGTAGTAGTGTTTCCCAGTTACCCATAAATGCATACAATTAAATCTTCTATGCATCTAATGTTATGAAaggtattaaattaaatttattttactatttatttgtcATTGAAATTACTCCTGGACTTTTACCTCTTTCTCTTATTAATTccatgagtattttttttttgctaaagTATAAAGTTGAGATGATGGACCAAATTGATTTCGCAATATATGGTAATTGTTGTGGAAATGTTTTGattgttgaaatattttaaagaatggAAATGATAATTAAGGATTGGTACATTTGAAAAACTTGTCACTTGAAATTAAAATCGCCAATTGCTTAATGAAATTCTTTAATTCAATACATTTTCTTTTGTAGATATTAGTTGATTAAAATTGACTCTTTTGACAGATTATTTTAGTTATCACGATATGCAATATGATCATAAATATTATTCAATGGTTTTTCATAACTTACAAGTGGCTTCAATAATTTGTTATAgttaaacaatttataaatgatgagtaaatcaaataattatatggttctaaagaattttgaaaattgaattaTACATGATTTATGGATAATTTAACTAGGAAACACTATTACTTTTAGGATGCCACGTGTACAAAAAATGGAAAATaggttgtattttttaatattatatatatagattactagtttacaaattttaactttgaaattaaatttgtaattatcTTCCAAATATCTTCAtctcatttataaaatttaattattggttGAAAAATCTGATTGatatcattaaataatttagattatAAACTTTACTTTAGTAACAATCATTTGGGAGAAGTCGACTTAGGATCTTGATATCAATTTTGATTAGTGACAACTATATGTTACATATATAGGAATGGTATGCCTCAACTTATTCTTCAGTGactattccaaaaaaaaaaaacttgaaaacattatagttattatattataattattttcatttttatttcgacaatattaaaaaactattaatttttcttaaatatttagTGATAATATTTAGCTTGCGtttgaattttatataaaatatatatctcttaaaaaatatttttatttttgtttataaaatataaaaaatattgaattcaaaaaattgattagtgacaaatatatatatcatatatcaaattTAGGCTCTAATGAATTCTTTAGTGACTcattttcagaagaaaaaaaaaagtaaaaaaattactttgttaaaaaattatacttaatgtgttataatttttttcaatcttaTATGACAATATTAAAAACAACCATAATactaattgatttaaatttactTCTTAAATGGTTATTTTAGTTATTACCATCTCACTGTCATAAATATCAATCCTTTTGGAGAAATATAATCATAAATATCAATCCTTTCGGATATATATAATGAATGAATCATACCGTTATAAAAGTGTTTtcaaaaattgtaataaaaataatgttaaaatttaattaaatacaattatGGATAATTCAAGTAAGCACTACTATTTGGAGGGAGGGATGGAAATATATTAGATTATCTTTCATGGATCTAACACATGATCTACTTAAagttttgtttgatttgatcCGTTTAATAAAGAgtttagattaaatttttttttaaagtttattaatttaaatatatcagattcatacttataaaaaaattattaggttTAATAGActgaatatatttatatttatatttatatttatatttattaattgttttgtctaataattcaatataaatgacaaattttactaatcaaacatttaattattaccataatatattaataatcaaacacacaaagttaattatatataaatacatatgtatgtatatattaccataatatattgaatttaattaacacataagattaaattattcACTAAAGATGTTATGTGATTGTATGTCTATCCAATAACTCTTAGATACTATATGCTATAatatctctaaatttattttatttttattttataataattcgaATTAAAAACTCCTTAATGTtgtatccaaaaaataaaactcctacaattatttaagaattttattttattttttattttttttactcaagaattttagttttattaaaccTAATGTTgtatccaaaaaaattatttttgtaataattcgAATTAAAaactccttattttttttactaaaaattttaattttattaaacctgcgtttttattatttatcaaaataaaaaactactcttcaatcatcattttttgttgataaaaataaatctgaaaaaGATTTGTATTTCCAAGAAATCgcttgaaaaataattttcaaaattaaatatagaatttgtaaaataaaattttgaatatcataattcaaactaatgaatttattaataaaattgtttataatagttaattgttatttgttagtgagtaaattttttattattatttcttatgTATAAAGGTCTagtttagtttatttaaaacaatataaaatatattatttaaatgttttaatatgaaatatacttttaaatatgttttaaggTCAGACTAGACTTTAAAAAAAGTCCAGATAAGATCAGAAGAGAAAAAGTATGACAAAACATAGTTTGAACATAGGCCTAAAAAACTAATCGTAAATTAAATTCATGTCTTTCAAACTCTGAATGCCCGGAGATATTCTCACCCCTACTTGGAGGCTATCACATGTACaccattaataaataaataagtaatattttttatagaattgactttgaaacaataaattaaattgacaaTATGCATTTAATTGTCTTAaatgtattaaattaaattaaaaataacctTGCTTTTTTCTCTCTCATTAAATCTGGAGAATACTTTTTTGCTGAATTATAAAGTTGACTTTTTAtgaatgaaatataattaaaaaattattttgcaatttatagtaaaaagaaggaaaatgtttATTTAGGATTAATATATTTGCAAAAATTGATTGATATCcttaaatacttatttaatgcactttattttaattaaatgatcaATGTTATAACTAATTACGATTAATCTTGACCATCGacctaaaattgaaatattaagaTTAGTTTTCATTTATTAGTCTTCGTAGATTATATAAACAGtaattttttgattaaaattatttcgcTTAATTACtcaatttaaacaataaaatttactattctaatcactaaattaaaaaaatttattaggtAAATAAACtctacaaatttttataaattttttaaactatttaatacttcatttaaataatttatattgagtgtatcataatttttaaaaaaatataagtaaatattagtttttaaattataaaactacaaatttgaatatatatatatatatatatatatatatatatatatatatatatatataactttatgtgtttgattattaatatattatgtcaataatcaattattggattagtaaaatttatcgtttatattgaattattaagcAAAGTAACTCATCAAAGAGTTACTCCTAGAGTCAACAAATTTCCACATATATACATGTGTGTGTCTGTGTTGATCAATAAAACCTGTATCAATTCATGCTTTCAAAAATCActtgaaaatcattttcaatGCATTGGATGACTTTAACCAATATTTCTAACATGCACCTAGTTTTATgtatgataaaataaagtttttaaaaaggATTTTCTAATTCAAGACTTTTAATGAATATTAAGAATTAAGGTATCAAAACAATTTATGTTAAACCTAATTTTGTATTTGACATACATCAACACACTAAATTTAATCTAATGAGACTTGCACTCACAAGATACacatcaacaaaataataaaaagaagaaaaaaaactacaacTCTTATATAGTCATTTTATTAATGTTCTGGATGTATCACCTTAAGCCAACAATTATTAACTTGACAACTATATTGCACCAGTTCAAAAATATCACCTTAAGTGCACTAGAAAACTCTTTTATATTCCTATAATATAGacaacatttataaataaaatattcaaaaatgcaaaaaaaatgttgCATTTAATGACAAACAATACTCACATATGAGACACATAGAGAATATTGTTTATTCTTTTaggtaatattttttacaattttaacaatatttttcaaatcactacgctaaaaatgatattttatagtgcgtcttttaaagcgcttattaaatacaagcgttgttgtagaattttttaaaaataacagatgatacaacaacgcttttttgacaagcgctgtagaaAAAGCGTtattgtagggtcatatagggtcacatagcgcttgtaCAAAATGCTTACaaccattttacagcgcttttagtAAAAGCGatgtaaattgaagcgctctcccatagcttttacagcgctttttgagcgctttaaacacaagcgctgtaaaatatagcgctctcaccttatgttacatggcttttaaagcgctttttgtgaaagcgctgtataaaccttgcgctttcacataattaaaagacatattagagcgcttattacacaagcgctgtaaaatcattcactttaaataaataaaaacaaatttaaaacaaatttacgaaccatcatctcctctactctgggaaccctcctctcctctacgtactgtgcggccatctacggcTCCTCGCTAACTCAAGATAATTAATTACTAGCTAGATACCTAGTAGTTATTTAAAATGCATTATACGGgccattaataaataataacttgATCTTACCATGCTGAAGTTTGTTTCTTATATCTTCTTAATAAGACCTGTTTGGCTTGAAGGGGTGATTTCATTATTGCATTTGTGTTTCACACAATTTGAAGGGATGGTTCTCATGTATCACGGTGTCCTTTCATGTCTCAATGATAAGAACAAATAACATGGGTGATCGATGTTTATCTGTATATGGTAAAAAAACCAATATCATTATTTCTACAAGAcactatatttaaatatatattatcaacAACGTAcgaattattcaaatatatagatCTTTCAAACAAACATCAACATATAGCAATGCTTTCTAAACAATTACTCCATATAACCTTACGAATATTacaaacaaaaccaaaagaCTCGTATGCAAAGTGCATTAagatttttacatttattttatttatgatattttgttattactgctacattatttttaatttcacaaaGACAAAAGCTATATTATAAATCTAGGAAACTCAAAAAGAAACCCttcagtaattaaattttttaattcttaaaattgtaattaaactttaaatatttgaacatataaaaaatcacaaaacttCATCACATCGCATCATAGAATACTTTGAATATATGCATGTAcataacaaaactcataaataaTCTGCTcgccataaatatttttattaaaaaaaagcatAAAACCAATGAaattatcaaatcaaatccAACAACTTAATGTTTGCGGGTTCACGAGTTTAAAATGTCatacattaatattaattttatttttgaaggaAAGTATATAAGTAAGAACatatattatacttaaaaatgttaaataatatattaattttaaataattttatctaaACTTTGTCAGCATCTTATAATAagcttataaatattttaattgtatcATATCTATTTGAAAAAGGTGATCAACTCATATGTACACATAAAAtcgtttaaaattttattttttaaaatatttatcctaaaatactattacttttagaaaaatatataaaataataaaatataatatttattatttatatcacttattttattaaatatgtacAGATTAACAAATCACATAAAACacatatatgaaataaaattaatcataaaactaatcaacatatactgaaaataattttaacataaaattaattatctaaaattagtatttaattaataaaataatttattataaaattaagggTGTTacacaagataaatatttatcacattaaaaagttatCAATCATATGTCAGAAAGCTAAAATAATACTGtatgtttgaattaattttgaGCATCTTTTAGATAAAAGtgttaataaaactaaaatacacataatataatattttataaataatatacgagacaaaacttatttatttttgcatAAAATAGTATAGTTTACTAAATCATTCTACATTTGTTAAATGAAATTTGGAGAATGCTTTAGACTAAATAAGTTTGATAATGTAACTTCTATCTTTATTTGGTAACCAACAAAATGCTACAGGTGCAAATGCAcaagtatttttaaattaatattgtattaacAAATATGATGATTCAATTTTCAAATCTCCTAACAAACATAGTTTGAACATATAAACCTTTGTCAACATACAAttgatttcaatccattttaaaaattcatcacAATTCTATTAACAAATTTTATGATTTAGTTTTcgatgatttaattttaaaatcccCTAACAACCACAATATGAATATAAGCCATACCCAGGCACGAAGCATAATAAATTATATGGCATTTTCTTAGTAAATTTTTGGAGATCAAagaacaatttaaaataaattatacaatataagtatttaattatatacCCAATTGAGACCAATCATCTCTCAATAACATGGAGggtatgaaaaaataataaaagtattaatTTCGTGAccttattatattataatttgttaattaaatatagttcaaaaatttgaaactacCTTGATTTGTAGACTTATAAAAGGGCATCAAGAGATGCTTATTTCACCCAAGACAACCATAAGTATCTAAACCAACAAAAGAGATCGATTCAAATTCAAAGTTTTATCACAATGCCTGGTTCTCGTCAAATCAATGACAGTGATGTGAAGCCAATCATTTTTCGAGAATACATTGGCGTGAAGCCATATCCAAACACTTTACATGATTTTCCGGTTGATATCATCAACTCCAATATCGACCAATTCCACTTCATTTTAGGCTTTGCCATAGAGACTTATGATGATAATGGAAATAGCACAGGTTTTTTCCACCCTTATTGGAACGTTCATTTCTTTAGTCCAGAGAAAGTGAAGAAACTCAAGCAAAATTATGACAATGTGAAGGTGGTAATAAGCATCGGTGGTCGTGATGATAAACATCCATTCCATCCTGCTTCAAAAGTAGATTGGGCTGACAATGCTGTAAACTCACTCAAAAAGATCATCCAACAATACAACAAAGTCAAGGATCCTTGGAGCTTTAACATAATAGATGGCATTGATATCAACTATGAGTACATCAAATCCGATGGTGAAGATTTCGCTTATTGTGTGGGCGATGTTATAAAGAGACTCAAGGAGGATATTGATGTATCTATCGATATGGTTTCCATTGCTCCATCTAAACAAGTCAATTCCAAGTACCATACACTATATTTGGCTCACGCTGATGATATCGATTGGGTGGACTATCAGTTCTACTTTGAGACTCTCAAATCAAAGGATGAGTTTAAAAACCTCTTTCTTAGTCTATCAGACGTCTACGGTTCTAAAATTGAAtcgtaaaaaatatatttctcgTGTATGAATTTTATACTCCAATAGCTtctttaacaatttatttacaaaaaagtaacatgaaaattttgaagtgtaaaaaaattatccttAGAATATTATAATTGGGGTGATGGTAGTGAAAAACActaatgttaaataattatttaaccaCAAACAACTCATGCGTGtatagtttttataataaattataattgatatattataattgttctcattattatttagaacatataaaatattaattttaactaattaatcaataaaaaatattatcttgtGTATGAATTGTAATGTAATTTTTGTGTATGAATTGCATAAAAAcgtgaaaaaattgaaatgtaatttttttttttgcactcGTATATGAGAAGGTAAATAAATACAATCAGAAACTCACACTCAACTCGGAAGTCTtagattcaaattcaaaaatgtACAATATAATAATTTCGATATTTTGTTAGTTGAGCTAGACTT
It includes:
- the LOC101515026 gene encoding chitinase 2-like, coding for MPGSRQINDSDVKPIIFREYIGVKPYPNTLHDFPVDIINSNIDQFHFILGFAIETYDDNGNSTGFFHPYWNVHFFSPEKVKKLKQNYDNVKVVISIGGRDDKHPFHPASKVDWADNAVNSLKKIIQQYNKVKDPWSFNIIDGIDINYEYIKSDGEDFAYCVGDVIKRLKEDIDVSIDMVSIAPSKQVNSKYHTLYLAHADDIDWVDYQFYFETLKSKDEFKNLFLSLSDVYGSKIES